Proteins from a single region of Salvelinus fontinalis isolate EN_2023a chromosome 15, ASM2944872v1, whole genome shotgun sequence:
- the LOC129811937 gene encoding MFS-type transporter SLC18B1-like isoform X1, producing MNDNNMDSDQVQQTDGSTSQEAISSHNQRMTRYQILTLISMASVNFSSMICYSILGPFFPNEAMKKGASQTVIGLIFGCYALCNLMGSLVLGKYIVQIGAKVMLVSGLFVSSGCTVLFGLLDRVPEGATFITLCFIIRSVDALGFSAAMTSSFAISAKVFPNNIATVLGSLEIFTGLGLILGPPIGGWLYQSFGYEVPFMALGCFLFLMVPFNIYILPSFAADPTKDSFFRLFTRLKIVLICFAIFTLSSGLGFLDATLSIYAIDKFDLSPGYVGLLLLGLSLPYCLASPLLGIVSDRFPSTRPWLMVLGGLSTATGFWFLGPVPILQIQSQLWLLVFMLGVIGFSLSMIAIPTFPEILNCAYENGFEEGLSTLGLVSGLFGAVWSIGMFCGPTLGGFTTQQLSFEWAASVQGGLAFLAAFFLGIYFLCQGTQQRRAPQIKRKIPSDECTRLLS from the exons ATGAATGACAACAATATGGATTCTGATCAAGTTCAACAAACAG ATGGCAGCACATCACAAGAAGCAATAAGTAGTCATAATCAAAGGATGACAAGATATCAGATCCTCACATTGATATCAATGGCATCTGTCAACTTCAGCTCAATGATCTGCTACTCTATACTGGGGCCATTCTTCCCCAACGAG GCCATGAAAAAAGGAGCCAGTCAGACTGTCATCGGGCTTATATTTGGCTGCTATGCTCTGTGCAATCTGATGGGCTCGTTAGTACTGGGTAAATAT ATTGTCCAGATCGGGGCAAAGGTCATGCTAGTTTCGGGCTTATTCGTATCATCGGGGTGCACCGTTCTCTTTGG CTTACTCGACCGAGTTCCTGAGGGAGCTACTTTTATTACCTTGTGCTTTATCATAAGGTCTGTTGATGCTCTGGGCTTCAGTGCTGCAATGACTTCTTCTTTTGCAATTTCAGCAAAAGTTTTCCCCAACAACATAGCAACTGTTCTG GGTAGTTTGGAGATCTTTACAGGGCTGGGTCTGATACTGGGACCACCAATAGGTGGATGGCTGTATCAGTCATTTGGATACGAAGTCCCTTTCATGGCTCTGGGATGCTTTCTATTTCTTATGGTCCCCTTCAACATCTACATCTTACCAAGCTTTG CTGCTGATCCTACCAAGGACTCCTTCTTCAGGCTGTTCACACGTCTGAAGATAGTCCTCATTTGCTTTGCCATATTCACCCTGAGCTCTGGACTTGGCTTTCTGGATGCAACCTTGTCCATATATGCCATTGATAAG TTTGACCTCTCTCCAGGTTATGTGGGTCTTCTCTTGCTTGGCCTGTCGTTGCCTTACTGTCTGGCCTCACCTCTGCTTGGTATCGTCAGTGACAGGTTTCCT TCCACGAGGCCATGGTTGATGGTGCTAGGAGGCTTGTCTACAGCAACTGGTTTCTGGTTCTTAGGTCCTGTCCCCATTCTGCAGATACAGAG TCAGCTGTGGCTGTTGGTCTTCATGCTGGGTGTCATAGGATTCTCTCTAAGCATGATTGCCATCCCCACCTTCCCTGAAATACTCAACTGTGCATA TGAAAATGGATTTGAGGAGGGGCTGAGCACTCTTGGACTGGTGTCGGGATTGTTTGGAGCAGTGTGGTCCATTGG AATGTTTTGTGGTCCAACGCTTGGTGGCTTCACCACACAGCAGCTGAGCTTTGAGTGGGCTGCTTCTGTTCAAGGAGGCCTGGCATTTTTAGCC gcttTCTTTCTTGGTATATATTTTCTCTGTCAAGGAACACAACAAAGAAG GGCTCCTCAGATCAAGAGGAAAATACCTTCAGATGAATGTACCCGTCTCCTGTCCTGA
- the LOC129811937 gene encoding MFS-type transporter SLC18B1-like isoform X2 — MTRYQILTLISMASVNFSSMICYSILGPFFPNEAMKKGASQTVIGLIFGCYALCNLMGSLVLGKYIVQIGAKVMLVSGLFVSSGCTVLFGLLDRVPEGATFITLCFIIRSVDALGFSAAMTSSFAISAKVFPNNIATVLGSLEIFTGLGLILGPPIGGWLYQSFGYEVPFMALGCFLFLMVPFNIYILPSFAADPTKDSFFRLFTRLKIVLICFAIFTLSSGLGFLDATLSIYAIDKFDLSPGYVGLLLLGLSLPYCLASPLLGIVSDRFPSTRPWLMVLGGLSTATGFWFLGPVPILQIQSQLWLLVFMLGVIGFSLSMIAIPTFPEILNCAYENGFEEGLSTLGLVSGLFGAVWSIGMFCGPTLGGFTTQQLSFEWAASVQGGLAFLAAFFLGIYFLCQGTQQRRAPQIKRKIPSDECTRLLS, encoded by the exons ATGACAAGATATCAGATCCTCACATTGATATCAATGGCATCTGTCAACTTCAGCTCAATGATCTGCTACTCTATACTGGGGCCATTCTTCCCCAACGAG GCCATGAAAAAAGGAGCCAGTCAGACTGTCATCGGGCTTATATTTGGCTGCTATGCTCTGTGCAATCTGATGGGCTCGTTAGTACTGGGTAAATAT ATTGTCCAGATCGGGGCAAAGGTCATGCTAGTTTCGGGCTTATTCGTATCATCGGGGTGCACCGTTCTCTTTGG CTTACTCGACCGAGTTCCTGAGGGAGCTACTTTTATTACCTTGTGCTTTATCATAAGGTCTGTTGATGCTCTGGGCTTCAGTGCTGCAATGACTTCTTCTTTTGCAATTTCAGCAAAAGTTTTCCCCAACAACATAGCAACTGTTCTG GGTAGTTTGGAGATCTTTACAGGGCTGGGTCTGATACTGGGACCACCAATAGGTGGATGGCTGTATCAGTCATTTGGATACGAAGTCCCTTTCATGGCTCTGGGATGCTTTCTATTTCTTATGGTCCCCTTCAACATCTACATCTTACCAAGCTTTG CTGCTGATCCTACCAAGGACTCCTTCTTCAGGCTGTTCACACGTCTGAAGATAGTCCTCATTTGCTTTGCCATATTCACCCTGAGCTCTGGACTTGGCTTTCTGGATGCAACCTTGTCCATATATGCCATTGATAAG TTTGACCTCTCTCCAGGTTATGTGGGTCTTCTCTTGCTTGGCCTGTCGTTGCCTTACTGTCTGGCCTCACCTCTGCTTGGTATCGTCAGTGACAGGTTTCCT TCCACGAGGCCATGGTTGATGGTGCTAGGAGGCTTGTCTACAGCAACTGGTTTCTGGTTCTTAGGTCCTGTCCCCATTCTGCAGATACAGAG TCAGCTGTGGCTGTTGGTCTTCATGCTGGGTGTCATAGGATTCTCTCTAAGCATGATTGCCATCCCCACCTTCCCTGAAATACTCAACTGTGCATA TGAAAATGGATTTGAGGAGGGGCTGAGCACTCTTGGACTGGTGTCGGGATTGTTTGGAGCAGTGTGGTCCATTGG AATGTTTTGTGGTCCAACGCTTGGTGGCTTCACCACACAGCAGCTGAGCTTTGAGTGGGCTGCTTCTGTTCAAGGAGGCCTGGCATTTTTAGCC gcttTCTTTCTTGGTATATATTTTCTCTGTCAAGGAACACAACAAAGAAG GGCTCCTCAGATCAAGAGGAAAATACCTTCAGATGAATGTACCCGTCTCCTGTCCTGA
- the LOC129811935 gene encoding tubby-related protein 4-like — translation MSRNYEPGHSVGMLATVEHGPILCSDSNILCLSWKGRVPKSEKDKPVCQRRYHEEGWLATGNSRGVVGVTFTSSHCRRDRNTPQRINLNLRGHNSEVVLVRWNEPFQKLATCDMEGGIFVWIQYEGRWSVELVNDRGAQVSDFTWSHDGTQALIAYRDGFVLVGSVSGQRHWSSEINLESQITCGIWTPDDQQVLFGTADGQVIVMDCHGRMLAHVLLHESDGIVGMSWNCPCFLVEDSTESDTDSDDNNPPQVRILKPLLTVSFISGDISLMNNYDDLAPTVIRSGLKDVEVQWCSQGDLLAVAGMERHGLPGVPSDSIVRNALVKFYNVQGEHIYTLETPAQRPITTICWGHRDSRLFLACGTALYVVRVEHRVASLQLLCQQGIASALREERDVGKLNMPSLLCSYVTTAFIPTIKPPIPDPNNIRDFVSYPTAGNERLHCTMKRAEDNPEAGGPCYTLYLEHLGGLVPILKGRRISKLRPEFIIIDPKTDSKADEVCVNAMISYMTDSCNCSDSSDIELSDEWVGKKSPKLSRGNRSPKLSRRNMESRKSPKMSRTSQEGPRSPRLPTKKPPIRSPSLTRREMSMDGISEHNYLAQVTSNIWGTKFKIVGLASFLPANLGAVIYKTSLLHLQPRQMTIYLPEVRKISLDFMSLPVFNPNVFSEDEDDLPVMGPSGVTSDNPPCTVNIPIAPIHSPAQAMSPTQSIGLVQSLLANQNIQLDVLTNPTATASAAAAAAAAAASASIAGPDHSQNAVAAQYSGTLGRYSNPGQVIFNGLEMGPLLAGTLPLPPPPHHLPQQPQQQRPPSQQTHQQQSKQPQQILTQQQQQQQQQRMQQHQQLQHQQQQIQQQHQQLQQHHIQQIQQQQQQQTQQHQALQQQHQQQQAALQQQQQQIQQQHQHLQQQQIAQQHQQMQLQHEQMHQQQQQMQQQQQQIRQQIIEMRQQQQQLQQQHQQIQQQHQQMQRQHQQMQQQLKLQITLPPPPTGYPTISLQQFQVLQQIPHPSAELGPERGEQGHTQSHTLGRPSLPRSRPPSFIDVDSLRSRPPSFIEADTSRSRPPSFIDIDTIRTRPPSFIDADTGTLRSRPPSFLDADSSRSRPPSFIDTDTLRSRPPSFLDAETSLEIQMRKVNPPPPYPGTVVSAATATTSSAPQTLITNCDNPNILVTADLCLKKDEFSLHPVGLQYQMGYERITTFDSSGNVEEVCRPRRRLIRNQNAYAVQGMGGSATLKVTSSSDSKKVQLPYSSATLSRLSVPRYSIPSRDPPPYPDPANQVNINTTTLPPPQRMDSSHMIHATLRPDRRDVESRLKVSQMVDASRTLPTKSKVNSAALALSYQQRVPTALYTCTQCSSNSSSSSSTSVSVSGGASSSSGIAGGTVVRQDFPPGKGAHHSTIIVHSKSTSPQASQSSYNLLSPVDNSRDRTVYVNSAFTEDETLSQQCRHLTLGEVSLTLKRPPPYQWDPNTAEEFWIPPEQTILAPPPPPTHKPPPPIIFSNAQHLDMTRLPFVLSTKPPSSPSTVTFPSGYQISMSPFPPGVGQDGSPLQSMQSIPPPCPPNEVVAPVPQFSQQDPNLVLPPGYPPNHANLACCPLPPMYPGATSCAGLQLHPVSLHPWNPYSLPMQDLSGSATLPSKSHQVLEKPVLSPPPSIVPPPPPLTLPPPPPTELPKSKSPTKELAESASSFQEPSSLNESPVPDRQGSDMFSKKSRKRLDSRAEAANMTTVSEGKSKKEGRALSDFNSLISSPRLGGREKKKLKGQREQLNKTKKLNRTSTTSEFQDSSESEPELFISGDELMNQSQSSKKGWKSKRSLRMASELEEIKCRKANEREDRGLGSQGFIYVMANKQPLWNEATQVYQLDFGGRVTQESAKNFQIELDGRQVMQFGRIDGNAYILDFQYPFSAVQAFAVALANVTQRLK, via the exons ATGTCCAGGAACTATGAG CCTGGTCACTCAGTAGGGATGTTGGCTACTGTGGAACATGGTCCCATACTCTGCAGCGACTCCAACATCCTCTGCCTCTCCTGGAAGGGCCGGGTCCCCAAGAGCGAGAAGGACAAGCCTGTGTGCCAGCGGCGCTACCATGAGGAGGGCTGGTTGGCCACTGGGAACAGTAGAGGGGTGGTGGGCGTGACGTTCACATCCAGCCACTGCAGGAGAGACAGGAACACTCCTCAGAGAATCAACTTGAACCTGCGAGGACACAACAGTGAG GTTGTGTTGGTTCGTTGGAATGAGCCCTTTCAGAAGTTGGCCACGTGTGACATGGAGGGAGGCATCTTCGTCTGGATTCAGTATGAGGGACGGTGGTCTGTAGAGTTAGTGAATGACCGTGGTGCCCAG GTGAGTGATTTCACGTGGTCCCATGATGGCACTCAGGCCTTGATCGCCTACAGGGATGGGTTTGTCCTGGTGGGGTCAGTCAGCGGACAGAGACACTGGTCTTCAGAGATCAACCTGGAGAGCCAGATTACCTGTGGCATCTGGACACCTGACGACCAACAG GTGTTGTTTGGTACAGCCGACGGTCAGGTGATAGTGATGGACTGTCATGGTCGCATGCTGGCCCATGTCCTGCTACACGAGTCAGATGGCATCGTCGGCATGTCATGGAACTGCCCCTGCTTCCTAGTGGAGGACAGCACAGAAAGCGACACCGACTCTGATGACAATAACCCACCTCAGG TGCGTATCCTGAAGCCCCTTCTGACAGTTAGCTTCATATCAGGAGACATAAGTTTGATGAACAACTACGATGACCTCGCTCCTACCGTCATCCGCTCAGGACTCAAAG atgtggaggtccagtGGTGTTCTCAAGGGGACCTCCTGGCGGTAGCTGGGATGGAGAGACATGGGCTCCCTGGAGTCCCCTCTGACTCTATCGTGAGGAACGCCCTGGTCAAATTCTACAACGTCCAAGGAGAACATATCTACACGTTAGAAACACCTGCCCAG CGCCCCATCACCACTATCTGCTGGGGCCACAGAGACTCTCGTCTGTTCCTGGCGTGTGGCACGGCGCTGTACGTGGTGCGGGTGGAGCACCGGGTGGCCAGCCTGCAGCTGCTGTGCCAACAGGGCATCGCCAGTGCCCTGCGGGAGGAGAGGGACGTGGGCAAACTAAACATGCCCTCCTTACTCTGTTCCTACGTCACAACCGCCTTCATACCCACCATCAAG CCTCCTATTCCTGATCCCAACAACATCCGGGACTTCGTCAGCTACCCCACTGCTGGTAACGAGAGGCTGCACTGCACCATGAAGCGAGCGGAGGACAACCCAGAGGCAGGGGGaccctgttacaccctctacCTGGAACACCTAGGTGGTCTGGTGCCCATCCTCAAAGGCAGACGCATCAGCAAGCTACGGCCAGAGTTCATCATCATAGACCCTAAAACAGACAGCAAAGCAG ATGAGGTGTGTGTGAATGCTATGATCTCCTACATGACTGACAGCTGTAACTGTTCGGACTCCAGCGACATTGAGTTGAGTGATGAGTGGGTCGGGAAGAAGTCGCCTAAACTATCCAGAGGAAACAGGTCACCCAAGCTTTCCAG AAGGAACATGGAATCTAGAAAATCTCCCAAAATGTCCCGGACTAGTCAAGAAGGCCCACGATCACCCCGGTTACCAACAAAGAAACCTCCAATTCGATCTCCCAGTTTGACGCGTCGAGAGATGTCCATGGATGGAATCTCTGAG CATAATTATCTTGCTCAAGTCACGTCCAATATTTGGGGGACAAAGTTCAAAATCGTTGGACTTGCTTCTTTCCTACCTGCTAATCTTGGTGCAG TTATCTATAAGACCAGTTTGCTCCATCTACAACCAAGGCAGATGACAATCTACCTTCCGGAGGTGCGGAAAATATCACTTGACTTCATGAGCCTGCCTGTCTTTAACCCAAACGTCTTCAGTGAGGATGAGGATGACTTGCCAG TGATGGGACCATCTGGAGTGACAAGTGACAACCCTCCCTGTACGGTCAACATCCCCATCGCACCCATCCACAGCCCTGCCCAAGCCATGTCCCCCACTCAGAGCATTGGACTGGTCCAGTCCCTGCTGGCCAATCAGAACATCCAGCTGGATGTCTTGACCAATCCCACGGCTACGGCTTCAGCAGCAGCGGCGGCGGCCGCTGCAGCAGCCTCAGCCTCTATTGCAGGGCCTGATCACAGTCAGAATGCAGTAGCAGCACAGTACAGTGGGACTCTAGGTAGGTACTCCAACCCAGGACAGGTGATCTTTAACGGGCTAGAGATGGGTCCCCTCCTAGCTGgaacactacctctacctcctcctccacatCACCTCCCTCAACAACCTCAACAGCAACGTCCTCCATCTCAACAGACACACCAACAACAGTCCAAACAACCACAGCAGATACTAacccaacagcagcagcagcaacaacaacagagaATGCAACAGCATCAACAACTACAGCACCAGCAACAGCAgattcaacaacaacatcaacaactacAACAGCATCATATACAGCAGatccaacagcagcagcagcaacagactCAGCAGCACCAGGCACTgcaacaacagcaccaacaaCAACAGGCGGCActgcaacagcaacaacagcagatCCAACAGCAGCACCAACACTTGCAACAGCAGCAAATCGCTCAGCAGCACCAACAGATGCAGCTGCAGCATGAGCAAAtgcatcagcagcagcagcaaatgcagcagcaacaacagcagatCCGACAGCAGATTATAGAGATgaggcagcaacagcagcagctgcAGCAGCAACATCAGCAGATACAACAGCAACACCAACAGATGCAGAGGCAGCACCAACAAATGCAGCAGCAACTGAAGCTGCAGATCACCTTGCCCCCTCCGCCTACTGGCTATCCCACCATCTCTCTGCAGCAGTTCCAGGTACTGCAACAGATACCCCACCCCAGTGCAGAGTTGGGACCAGAAAGAGGAGAGCAGGGGCATACTCAGAGCCATACTCTGGGCAGGCCAAGTCTACCGCGATccaggcctccatcattcattgatgTAGACAGCTTACGGTCTAGACCTCCTTCCTTCATCGAAGCAGACACATCAAGATCTAGACCACCGTCATTCATCGACATAGACACAATACGGACTAGACCTCCTTCTTTCATTGATGCAGATACAGGTACATTGCGGTCTAGACCCCCGTCGTTCCTCGATGCAGACTCCTCCCGATCCAGACCTCCTTCattcatagacacagacacactacgGTCTAGACCTCCTTCCTTCCTCGATGCAGAGACTTCCCTTGAGATCCAGATGAGGAAGGtgaaccctccaccaccctacccAGGCACCGTAGTTTCTGCAGCCACCGCCACAACCTCCAGCGCTCCTCAGACCCTCATCACCAACTGTGACAACCCCAACATACTGGTCACAGCAGACCTGTGTCTAAAGAAAGACGAGTTCTCACTCCACCCAGTTGGTCTCCAGTACCAGATGGGATACGAGAGGATCACGACCTTTGACAGCAGTGGGAATGTAGAGGAGGTGTGTCGCCCTCGCAGAAGACTCATACGCAACCAGAACGCCTACGCTGTTCAAGGCATGGGAGGTTCTGCCACACTTAAAGTCACCTCATCGTCTGACAGTAAGAAAGTCCAGCTTCCTTACAGCTCAGCGACTCTAAGCCGCCTCTCTGTGCCACGATACTCCATACCCAGCAGAGACCCGCCCCCCTACCCAGATCCAGCCAATCAGGTTAACATTAACACGACGACACTTCCTCCTCCCCAGCGCATGGACAGTAGTCACATGATTCACGCCACCTTGCGACCTGACCGGCGAGACGTGGAATCTCGCCTGAAGGTGTCCCAGATGGTTGACGCTTCAAGGACTCTACCAACCAAGTCTAAGGTCAACAGTGCTGCCCTAGCGCTCTCTTACCAGCAGAGGGTGCCCACGGCTCTGTATACCTGCACTcagtgcagcagcaacagcagcagcagcagcagcaccagtgtcagtgttagtggtggtgctAGTAGCAGCAGTGGCATCGCAGGAGGCACTGTAGTGCGACAGGATTTCCCACCAGGAAAAGGTGCTCATCACAGCACCATCATTGTTCACTCCAAAAGCACTTCGCCTCAAGCTTCTCAGTCATCTTACAATCTGCTGAGTCCTGTTGATAACAGCAGGGATAGGACTGTGTATGTGAACTCTGCCTTTACCGAAGACGAGACATTAAGTCAGCAGTGTCGTCACTTGACTCTTGGGGAAGTTAGTTTGACTCTGAAACGTCCTCCACCATACCAGTGGGACCCAAACACTGCAGAGGAGTTCTGGATACCCCCAGAACAGACTATCTtagctcctcctccaccaccaacgCACAAACCACCACCCCCGATCATCTTCAGCAATGCTCAGCATCTGGACATGACACGGCTGCCTTTTGTACTCTCAACAAAACCTCCCAGCAGCCCAAGTACTGTTACTTTCCCATCAGGTTACCAGATCTCCATGTCACCTTTCCCTCCAGGGGTAGGTCAGGATGGATCCCCACTCCAGTCCATGCAGAGCATTCCACCACCCTGCCCTCCCAATGAAGTAGTTGCTCCAGTCCCCCAGTTTTCCCAGCAGGACCCCAACCTGGTCTTGCCACCTGGATACCCTCCCAATCATGCCAACCTAGCTTGCTGCCCTCTGCCCCCGATGTACCCAGGGGCCACCTCCTGTGCTGGGCTTCAGCTGCACCCTGTTAGCCTGCACCCCTGGAACCCATATAGCCTACCCATGCAGGACCTGTCAGGCTCTGCCACCCTCCCCAGCAAGTCTCACCAGGTGTTAGAGAAGCCagtcctctccccacctccttcTATTGTTCCCCCCCCACCACCTCTtacacttcctcctcctccaccaaccgAACTGCCAAAATCCAAAAGCCCTACAAAGGAGCTGGCGGAATCTGCCAGTAGCTTCCAGGAGCCGTCTTCTCTAAACGAAAGCCCCGTTCCAGACCGACAGGGGTCCGACATGTTCAGCAAGAAAAGTCGTAAACGTCTCGACAGCCGAGCCGAGGCTGCAAACATGACCACCGTCTCAGAGGGCAAATCCAAAAAGGAAGGACGCGCACTCTCCGACTTCAACTCCCTCATCTCCAGCCCCAGGCTTGGCGGCAGGGAGAAGAAGAAACTCAAAGGCCAGAGGGAGCAGCTGAACAAAACCAAGAAGCTCAACAGGACCAGTACCACCAGCGAGTTCCAGGACAGTTCGGAGAGCGAGCCCGAGCTCTTCATCAGCGGAGACGAACTGATGAACCAGAGCCAGAGCTCCAAGAAGGGTTGGAAGAGTAAGAGGAGCCTGAGGATGGCCAGTGAATTGGAGGAGATTAAGTGCAGGAAGGCCAATGAGAGAGAGGACCGCGGGCTGGGCAGCCAGGGATTCATCTATGTCATGGCCAATAAGCAGCCACTCTGGAATGAGGCCACACAGGTCTACCAGTTGGACTTCGGAGGACGGGTCACTCAGGAGTCTGCTAAGAACTTTCAGATCGAGCTGGACGGGAGACAG GTGATGCAGTTTGGCAGAATCGATGGGAACGCATATATCCTGGATTTCCAGTATCCTTTCTCAGCAGTGCAGGCCTTTGCTGTTGCCTTAGCCAATGTTACTCAAAGGCTGAAGTAA